In Bacteroidota bacterium, one DNA window encodes the following:
- a CDS encoding OmpA family protein, which produces MGIPDRRLPTTLLRKPFYHIVLLALLATLGLLSRANAQEVSHRRDSVSRHRGGSGLHSIKGNVFFEIKSVDITHFPQMSVIFSALNDHNAFVGNLKKEDMIVMENGIQRPIISLDLISASNRVPVDIVFVIDQTASMRDLIATVKDNVRRFSEQLRTHGFDFRLGLVRFSDTIDWVSPHMTEDIAEFEKWISDIEAMGGGDIKENALEGIHAATKMPMRNIALKLAIVISDAQYHLKGEHGDGTTDFTTASMGEFLYDHEIKLITITPPEFTEYQQMSGATEGASFDIHKPFDSVITQVASNITSLYALRYLSQSTLAPDSVRLDILRSDDQSPLASRKLQALDEGKRFVFEDLLFQPNQASLAQEFIEELERVVRLLFVRPTMKLRIEGHADSTGPHEKNMELSQKRAEAVRNYLIGSGIQPSRLEVAGYGDTRPIATNSTEEGRRLNRRIEFLILAK; this is translated from the coding sequence ATGGGTATCCCAGATCGAAGACTGCCGACGACGCTCTTGCGCAAACCATTCTATCATATAGTGTTACTGGCGTTGCTTGCGACGCTCGGGCTCCTGTCCCGTGCCAACGCCCAGGAGGTTTCCCACAGACGCGACTCGGTATCCCGGCACAGAGGTGGGTCCGGTTTGCACAGCATAAAGGGGAATGTCTTCTTCGAAATCAAGAGTGTCGATATTACGCACTTCCCGCAAATGAGCGTCATCTTCAGCGCCCTCAACGATCACAATGCGTTCGTCGGCAATCTGAAGAAAGAGGATATGATCGTCATGGAGAATGGGATCCAGCGGCCGATCATCTCGCTCGATCTGATCAGTGCATCGAACCGTGTCCCGGTCGATATCGTCTTCGTCATCGATCAAACCGCATCGATGCGCGATCTGATCGCGACGGTGAAAGATAACGTCCGCCGATTCTCCGAACAACTGCGTACACATGGATTCGACTTCCGTCTCGGTTTAGTCCGTTTCAGCGATACCATCGACTGGGTGAGTCCGCACATGACCGAAGATATTGCCGAGTTCGAAAAGTGGATCAGCGATATCGAAGCGATGGGAGGGGGCGATATCAAAGAAAATGCGCTCGAAGGAATACATGCGGCCACCAAGATGCCGATGCGCAATATCGCGTTAAAGTTAGCGATCGTCATTTCCGATGCCCAATATCATCTCAAAGGCGAGCATGGCGACGGCACCACGGATTTCACGACAGCCTCAATGGGTGAGTTTCTGTATGATCATGAAATAAAACTGATCACGATCACCCCGCCCGAATTCACGGAATACCAGCAAATGTCCGGTGCGACCGAAGGCGCCAGTTTCGATATTCACAAGCCGTTCGATAGCGTGATTACGCAAGTCGCGTCGAACATCACGAGCCTGTATGCCCTGCGGTATCTTTCGCAATCGACGCTCGCTCCCGACAGCGTCCGGCTCGATATTCTTCGCAGCGACGATCAATCGCCGCTCGCCTCACGAAAACTTCAGGCGCTCGACGAAGGGAAACGATTTGTATTCGAAGACCTGCTGTTCCAGCCAAACCAGGCGTCGCTTGCACAGGAATTTATCGAAGAGCTCGAACGTGTCGTCCGCTTGCTCTTTGTTCGTCCGACGATGAAGCTGCGGATCGAAGGTCATGCCGATTCGACCGGGCCGCATGAGAAGAATATGGAGCTCTCGCAAAAACGCGCAGAAGCAGTGCGAAATTATCTGATCGGCAGCGGCATTCAACCGTCGAGACTCGAAGTTGCAGGTTACGGCGATACCCGACCGATCGCCACCAACTCCACCGAAGAAGGGCGCAGACTCAATCGTCGTATCGAGTTCTTGATTCTTGCCAAATGA
- a CDS encoding leucyl/phenylalanyl-tRNA--protein transferase, translating into MSRDAITPELIVGAYRAGYFPMAAGIHGEIGFYHYDPRGIIPLDERFAVRKSLAKFIASSSFRVTSDLAFEAVMRGCSRHGDRAPDEIWISEELIGLYCRLHEMGIAHSIEVFDGDELVGGLYGLVLGAAFCGESMFSRRPYASQVALVSLVERLRVGGFRVLDAQMESEHLKQFGLYTVSQTEYMRLLDDALRHEAHWEQMPRETVGD; encoded by the coding sequence ATGAGTCGGGATGCGATCACGCCTGAGTTGATCGTTGGCGCCTACCGCGCAGGATATTTCCCAATGGCTGCCGGCATCCACGGCGAGATCGGATTCTACCATTACGATCCGCGTGGTATTATTCCACTCGACGAACGGTTCGCGGTCCGAAAATCACTCGCCAAATTCATCGCCTCATCTTCGTTTCGCGTCACATCCGACCTTGCGTTCGAGGCAGTTATGCGAGGGTGTTCGCGACACGGCGATCGAGCTCCGGATGAAATATGGATCTCCGAAGAGCTGATCGGCCTCTATTGTCGTCTGCACGAGATGGGGATCGCGCATTCGATCGAAGTGTTCGACGGCGATGAATTGGTCGGAGGGTTATACGGTCTGGTGCTCGGCGCGGCGTTCTGCGGCGAATCGATGTTCAGCAGACGTCCGTATGCGTCGCAGGTTGCGTTAGTTTCGCTTGTCGAGCGGCTTCGGGTAGGAGGATTCCGAGTACTCGACGCACAGATGGAAAGTGAGCATCTAAAGCAGTTCGGACTCTACACGGTCAGTCAAACCGAGTATATGCGCCTTCTGGACGATGCCCTCCGCCACGAGGCGCACTGGGAACAAATGCCTCGTGAAACGGTCGGAGATTGA
- a CDS encoding T9SS type A sorting domain-containing protein: protein MITRISTIVLLVLLGTASLASSAWKQVVRFKQPASCAFFFDASHGLVGLGSINLDKQSRTGIYLTTDAGLSWTQCAIPSNIGAITSIYMQSKTVGYASVMFGPYALLQTIDGGLTWNGIKNQDGFGSTCVYATPTAITMTSWFATGGSSINGGQTFSQVLFSQDNSDRSNGIDFLDDRNGVVTMGPDATRWTAPDSYTYYTTDGGVTWKRGGMLYESWGVYADKQTGNYFSMAEDAANNPGNTLYWSRDGGKSWSARYGFNKLEFTGHIAGVGKTMYVQTAVSNLGNMGLYRSDDDGATWHRVFGPSNTRDSRFFVTGCRGEVVYAFDNTGGVWLTTDGGDGTLIPAPYIGAINAVRAGQSTLIPIKYDTLTVPTIIPELAGSILLNDNLLTPDSLEFTGSQFADSVSFDTIYRSQTGVWSYDIKFKPKTKLTGSSTLPMFQIRARAYLTDTNHTTVDLGPMFIVNGSISTELMDCPTIQGSVNGAFDLLMACGDTTLYQYLRGVSVQTMFSVYPNPARDMITLSGQLPAAMSMQVTFYSEDGREVSATEFSHAAGHLEQHISTNALPAGSYLMQIRTVLGGTYTLKVNIER from the coding sequence ATGATAACTCGGATATCGACCATCGTTTTATTGGTACTGCTCGGTACCGCCTCACTGGCGAGCTCCGCGTGGAAACAGGTCGTCCGATTCAAACAACCGGCATCGTGTGCATTCTTCTTCGACGCATCGCACGGATTGGTCGGCCTCGGTTCGATCAATCTTGATAAGCAATCACGCACCGGCATTTATTTGACGACCGATGCCGGGCTTTCTTGGACGCAGTGTGCAATTCCGTCGAATATCGGTGCGATCACTTCGATCTATATGCAATCGAAAACCGTCGGGTATGCCTCCGTCATGTTCGGCCCGTATGCACTGTTACAGACGATCGACGGCGGCCTTACATGGAACGGGATCAAGAATCAGGACGGATTTGGGAGCACCTGTGTGTATGCGACCCCTACCGCGATCACGATGACAAGCTGGTTTGCGACCGGCGGTTCGTCAATCAATGGCGGACAAACGTTTTCCCAAGTGCTTTTTAGCCAGGACAACTCCGACCGAAGTAATGGCATCGACTTTCTCGACGATCGCAACGGAGTCGTCACTATGGGGCCGGATGCCACTCGGTGGACCGCCCCCGATTCGTACACATATTATACGACCGACGGCGGAGTCACGTGGAAGCGTGGGGGCATGCTCTATGAATCGTGGGGAGTGTATGCCGACAAACAAACTGGCAATTACTTCTCCATGGCCGAAGATGCAGCCAACAATCCAGGGAATACACTCTACTGGTCTCGTGACGGAGGAAAATCCTGGAGCGCACGATACGGCTTCAACAAGCTCGAATTCACAGGCCACATTGCCGGGGTTGGGAAGACGATGTATGTTCAAACCGCAGTCTCGAATTTGGGCAACATGGGTTTGTACCGCTCGGATGACGATGGCGCGACGTGGCATCGTGTCTTCGGGCCATCCAACACTCGCGACAGCAGATTCTTTGTGACCGGCTGCCGAGGCGAAGTCGTGTATGCATTCGATAATACAGGCGGCGTGTGGCTTACCACCGATGGTGGCGATGGCACGCTTATTCCCGCCCCATATATCGGCGCGATCAATGCTGTGCGTGCCGGACAAAGCACACTGATCCCGATCAAGTACGATACCCTGACCGTCCCGACGATCATTCCAGAACTCGCCGGAAGCATCCTCCTCAATGATAATCTTCTCACACCCGATTCTCTGGAGTTCACCGGTTCGCAATTCGCCGATAGCGTCAGCTTCGATACGATCTACCGCTCGCAAACGGGCGTGTGGTCGTATGACATCAAATTCAAACCGAAGACCAAGCTTACCGGGTCGTCCACGCTTCCGATGTTTCAGATACGCGCTCGAGCGTATCTGACCGATACGAACCATACGACGGTCGATCTCGGGCCTATGTTTATTGTGAACGGTTCGATTTCAACGGAGCTGATGGACTGCCCGACAATACAGGGATCCGTCAACGGGGCGTTCGATCTGTTAATGGCATGCGGCGATACTACGTTATATCAGTATCTCCGTGGGGTATCCGTTCAGACAATGTTCTCGGTGTACCCCAACCCCGCGCGAGATATGATTACGCTCAGCGGCCAATTACCTGCTGCAATGAGTATGCAAGTAACGTTCTACTCCGAGGACGGACGCGAGGTCAGTGCCACCGAGTTCTCCCACGCTGCAGGGCATCTTGAGCAACACATTTCTACGAACGCGCTGCCGGCCGGTTCGTATCTGATGCAGATCCGTACCGTACTTGGCGGCACATATACGCTCAAAGTGAATATCGAGCGTTGA
- a CDS encoding choice-of-anchor D domain-containing protein, translating to MHLTRPYSRARRISIFAAVLLLSCYAVQIGAQPKWRISTPRDTVNVDAKGNVANGKIQLSAGTDFYLQISGTYSFWQSQPSSGVDADYTYKVPSWNIFSPLQNPPTYNSSLFDWGLWIDNTVTRGYYKSFSPSDAYQSSHVYTLRIPSQANRLAFRIKAPSQAYYNSASGGLTIRSARWTAGIAIESTVLDFGSVLVGQPSIKIDSIASYGIDPLQVDSVVVRAISPANNSVFTVVSEKGNKFTLPNESANAFRVTAQPDTTGQIVSELLVYSHNADANNRIVRVNLRVTGVAPKLGVGPDSINFGLVRIGTNPFGKAYVANTGSSVLKVTSATLLPAPPPTDTGVFSVDPKKVIPFDVFSGDIGQIKVYFNPKKREHYHGKLYVKGIGVPSDSVDLQGDGAEPIPQLSARTLDYGLVYKDDDSTQQLTLHNAGDWPCTVDSAYITGTAKAAYSFAPSDVSFFLRSDSTRGFDITLHAGAGVQGYLYDAYFVLLYDDNTKDSVHLTGIEKEPLLSYGSKEFDFGKVKVGASSTKQVTTVHNTSANTTASIWDQYVSPIDQYFSQAVLLPKTIAPNATLPLMATFAPLGPGAFQAYIVTNTAGKRDSIHLLGIGAVAKAIFNPSPMAYGIVKSDSADTLISILHDSGDYPLNVIRIEITGTDAKDFSVLYQTNGKTPVLPYTIQEDTTMPIEVRFVTHARTGLVHRATLCVYYDDSTSDCIPLEAIEEAQYLQFGQTSVDFGKVRVKTTALQNAIFKNYSGKPLSVDSVSVTGNAFRVLNQLGPVASRDSGAVGVTFTPATRGPYVGYLTGRGGDFRTDSIQVRGTGVAPIPAFLPDTVIDFGIVQLGAPNSKPLSLLNIGDFKLHATDIRIIGDPYGEFSYAKLSGFDPTQDTVDVNASPSQYLVTFTPSQPLVFHTARLLFTFDDSSQRIIVLKGYDESPYLVLDVDTLNFGKVRIGSAPSDSIRLVSTSHDTLTAYNVSLNGAVEFTAAPLASTMPVPPRTLFGIAVTFKPLTIGSFAARLTMINDSSRHPDTTFIYGVGAKAIPTFLADSATHIDTLDFGAMFNGYSATRTIMLADSGNWEINTLSSTPTGANAGDFTPNFPQQFTIAPGGGRTISITYKASTAFQAGARTAKIDFIMDDSSTFTLYLKAQDIPPIPVQLKFDNMSMRPADVVYPNLRLRSTVPDSLKLNHLSGVVTWDPAVAAMLGASVSPQLQTQSSTWTLVQAPNDPPGQLTYDLYDSLGSGHLSAPSSLIRMKFKATANAKTGAQTTLTHSVVSFPYRNEVTPLETQGVLIVDDVCGNTHLVANGSSTANFIEMNMPNPFGASAENDVTTIPFNVGSDGTSVTIRILDVTGAEVSRPIDHQSFAHGFYNLQLSGQELPNSGVYFYEFKAGADAPVVRKMLVTK from the coding sequence GTGCACCTGACCAGACCGTATTCGCGCGCACGGCGCATCTCCATATTTGCCGCCGTCTTATTGCTGTCCTGCTACGCAGTGCAGATCGGTGCGCAACCAAAATGGCGCATCTCCACGCCTCGCGATACGGTCAATGTTGACGCCAAAGGCAATGTAGCCAACGGGAAGATCCAGCTCTCAGCCGGCACCGATTTCTACCTGCAGATCAGCGGCACCTACAGTTTCTGGCAGTCTCAGCCTTCGAGCGGTGTCGATGCCGACTATACCTACAAAGTACCGAGTTGGAATATCTTCTCCCCGCTCCAAAATCCCCCGACATATAACTCCTCCCTCTTCGATTGGGGACTCTGGATCGACAATACAGTCACCCGCGGATACTATAAGAGTTTTTCCCCGTCCGACGCCTACCAAAGTTCGCACGTCTATACGTTGCGTATTCCGAGCCAAGCGAACAGACTTGCATTTCGCATCAAAGCGCCCTCGCAGGCATATTATAACAGTGCCTCCGGCGGACTCACGATCCGAAGTGCCCGCTGGACTGCCGGTATTGCCATCGAGAGCACCGTGCTTGATTTCGGCTCCGTGCTCGTCGGGCAGCCATCGATCAAGATCGACTCGATCGCCAGCTACGGCATCGATCCGCTGCAAGTCGATAGCGTCGTCGTTCGTGCCATCAGTCCTGCGAACAATTCCGTCTTTACAGTCGTATCCGAAAAGGGCAACAAGTTCACGCTGCCGAACGAATCGGCAAATGCATTTCGCGTGACGGCACAGCCGGATACCACCGGGCAGATCGTTAGCGAACTGCTTGTGTATTCCCATAACGCCGATGCAAACAATCGCATCGTCCGCGTCAACCTGCGAGTCACCGGCGTAGCGCCAAAACTGGGTGTCGGCCCCGACTCGATCAATTTCGGCCTCGTTCGCATCGGAACGAACCCATTCGGCAAGGCATACGTCGCGAACACCGGCAGCAGCGTATTGAAGGTGACAAGTGCAACCCTCCTTCCTGCCCCTCCTCCTACAGACACCGGAGTGTTCAGCGTCGATCCTAAGAAAGTGATCCCCTTCGATGTATTTAGTGGCGACATCGGTCAGATCAAGGTCTATTTCAATCCAAAAAAACGCGAGCATTACCACGGCAAACTGTATGTCAAAGGCATCGGCGTACCGTCCGATTCCGTCGACCTTCAGGGTGACGGTGCAGAACCTATCCCCCAGCTTTCTGCGCGAACCTTGGATTATGGTCTGGTTTATAAGGACGATGATTCGACCCAGCAGCTGACATTGCATAACGCCGGCGACTGGCCCTGTACCGTGGACAGCGCATATATCACCGGGACTGCAAAGGCCGCATATTCATTCGCTCCGTCGGACGTGTCGTTCTTTCTTCGATCGGATTCAACCCGTGGCTTCGATATCACGCTGCATGCAGGCGCCGGCGTACAAGGATATTTATACGACGCATACTTTGTACTGTTGTACGACGACAATACAAAAGATTCGGTTCATCTCACCGGCATCGAAAAAGAGCCACTGCTGTCGTATGGCTCGAAGGAGTTTGATTTCGGGAAGGTAAAAGTCGGAGCTTCGTCGACGAAGCAAGTCACTACGGTTCACAATACGAGCGCCAACACAACGGCGTCGATATGGGACCAGTATGTCAGTCCCATCGATCAATATTTCTCACAAGCGGTATTATTGCCAAAAACGATCGCTCCGAATGCGACCCTCCCGCTGATGGCAACGTTCGCTCCGCTCGGACCGGGCGCCTTTCAGGCATACATCGTCACCAACACGGCGGGGAAACGGGATTCTATTCACTTGCTTGGTATCGGAGCCGTTGCAAAAGCCATCTTCAATCCGAGCCCAATGGCATACGGCATCGTGAAGTCGGATTCGGCAGATACACTCATCTCGATTCTCCATGATTCCGGCGATTATCCGCTCAACGTGATTCGTATCGAAATCACCGGCACCGATGCAAAAGATTTTTCCGTACTGTACCAAACGAACGGAAAGACGCCGGTGCTGCCCTATACGATCCAGGAAGATACTACCATGCCGATCGAAGTACGATTCGTGACGCATGCCCGTACCGGCTTGGTACACCGTGCAACACTCTGTGTGTACTATGACGACTCGACAAGCGACTGCATTCCGCTCGAAGCGATCGAGGAGGCACAATATCTGCAGTTCGGCCAGACATCCGTTGACTTCGGAAAGGTTCGTGTCAAGACTACCGCACTGCAAAATGCGATCTTCAAAAATTATTCCGGCAAACCACTCTCGGTCGATTCGGTATCCGTTACCGGCAACGCCTTCCGCGTCTTGAATCAACTCGGACCAGTAGCATCGCGCGATAGCGGCGCCGTCGGCGTTACCTTCACGCCGGCTACACGAGGACCGTACGTCGGCTACCTCACCGGACGTGGCGGCGACTTCCGTACCGATTCCATCCAGGTTCGTGGCACCGGTGTAGCTCCAATCCCAGCATTTTTGCCTGATACCGTGATCGATTTCGGCATCGTCCAACTCGGAGCGCCGAATTCGAAACCCCTGTCGCTGCTGAACATCGGCGACTTTAAGTTACACGCAACCGATATCCGCATCATCGGTGATCCGTATGGCGAGTTCTCCTATGCGAAGCTGAGCGGCTTCGATCCGACTCAGGATACGGTCGACGTCAATGCGTCGCCGTCTCAATATCTGGTGACGTTCACCCCGTCGCAGCCGCTTGTGTTTCATACGGCGCGTTTGCTCTTTACCTTCGACGACAGTTCGCAACGCATTATTGTCCTCAAAGGCTACGACGAATCTCCGTATCTGGTGCTCGATGTCGATACGCTGAACTTCGGCAAGGTCAGGATCGGCAGTGCACCGAGCGACAGCATTCGGTTAGTCAGTACGTCGCACGATACGCTGACGGCGTATAATGTGTCGCTTAACGGCGCTGTGGAATTTACGGCGGCCCCGTTGGCGTCGACCATGCCCGTCCCGCCTCGCACCCTTTTCGGAATCGCGGTAACTTTCAAGCCACTGACGATCGGCTCCTTTGCGGCGCGGCTGACAATGATCAACGATTCGTCGCGGCATCCGGATACCACATTCATTTATGGTGTCGGTGCAAAAGCGATCCCGACGTTCCTTGCGGATTCTGCGACACACATCGATACGCTCGACTTTGGCGCGATGTTTAATGGATATAGTGCCACTCGAACAATCATGCTTGCAGACAGCGGCAACTGGGAAATCAACACCCTCAGCTCGACGCCGACCGGAGCCAATGCCGGTGATTTCACGCCTAACTTCCCCCAACAGTTTACGATTGCACCGGGGGGCGGGCGCACGATCTCGATCACATACAAAGCCTCGACCGCATTTCAAGCAGGGGCGCGTACTGCGAAGATCGACTTCATCATGGACGATAGCTCGACGTTCACGCTCTACCTCAAGGCACAGGACATTCCGCCGATCCCCGTCCAACTCAAATTCGACAATATGTCGATGCGACCGGCCGATGTCGTATATCCGAATCTGCGTCTGCGTTCGACCGTGCCCGATTCTCTGAAGCTCAATCATCTTTCGGGTGTTGTCACGTGGGATCCTGCCGTCGCGGCCATGCTTGGCGCGAGCGTGAGTCCGCAATTGCAGACCCAGTCGAGCACCTGGACACTCGTACAGGCACCGAACGACCCGCCGGGACAACTTACCTACGATCTCTACGATAGCCTTGGAAGCGGACATTTATCCGCTCCGTCATCGCTTATCCGAATGAAATTCAAAGCAACGGCCAATGCAAAGACCGGCGCGCAAACGACGCTCACGCATTCGGTCGTTTCTTTCCCCTACAGAAATGAAGTCACTCCGCTTGAAACGCAGGGTGTACTCATCGTTGACGATGTCTGTGGGAATACGCATCTGGTCGCCAACGGAAGTTCTACCGCGAACTTCATCGAGATGAATATGCCGAATCCGTTCGGAGCAAGCGCAGAGAATGACGTAACCACGATCCCATTCAACGTCGGATCGGATGGGACGTCCGTTACCATTCGCATTCTCGACGTCACCGGTGCGGAAGTATCGCGACCGATCGATCACCAGAGCTTTGCCCACGGATTTTATAATCTGCAACTCTCAGGCCAGGAGCTGCCGAATAGCGGCGTGTACTTCTATGAGTTCAAGGCTGGCGCCGATGCACCGGTTGTCAGAAAGATGCTGGTCACGAAGTGA